From the genome of Bosea sp. Tri-49, one region includes:
- a CDS encoding NAD-dependent epimerase/dehydratase family protein, which produces MKVLIFGATGMVGQGVLRECLLDPGIEEVVTIGRTATGQRHAKLREIVHADLTDYSAIEAELTGFDACFFCLGVASAGMSEADYSRITHDIPLAAARTLSRLNPAMTFIHTSAAGTDSSESGRVMWARVKGRTENALLRLPFKAVYIFRPAGIRPMHGITSRTTLYRVGYAIAAPLLPWLERSFPRYVTSTERLGKAMLRAAREGSPKPILECEDINRL; this is translated from the coding sequence ATGAAAGTCCTGATCTTCGGCGCGACCGGCATGGTCGGACAAGGCGTTCTGCGCGAATGCCTGCTCGACCCCGGAATCGAGGAGGTCGTCACGATCGGCCGCACGGCGACGGGCCAGCGCCACGCCAAGCTGCGCGAGATCGTCCATGCCGACCTCACCGACTATTCGGCGATCGAAGCAGAGCTCACCGGTTTCGACGCTTGCTTCTTCTGCCTCGGCGTCGCCTCGGCCGGGATGAGCGAGGCCGATTACAGTCGGATCACCCACGACATACCGCTCGCGGCCGCCCGGACGCTCTCCCGGCTCAACCCGGCGATGACTTTCATCCATACCTCCGCAGCGGGCACCGACAGCAGCGAGAGCGGCCGTGTGATGTGGGCCAGGGTCAAGGGTCGGACCGAGAACGCTCTGCTGCGCCTGCCCTTCAAGGCCGTCTACATCTTCCGGCCCGCCGGCATCCGCCCGATGCACGGCATCACCTCGCGCACCACGCTCTATCGGGTAGGCTATGCCATTGCCGCACCGCTCCTGCCCTGGCTCGAGCGGAGCTTCCCGCGCTATGTCACCTCGACCGAACGGCTGGGCAAGGCGATGCTGAGGGCTGCGCGCGAGGGCTCACCCAAGCCGATCCTCGAGTGCGAAGACATCAACCGGCTATGA
- a CDS encoding MBL fold metallo-hydrolase, which yields MQLKLLRNALLKLSYAGKTLLIDPDFGEKLSRRSIAGKSQNPMVDLPEPIEEILAGVDHVIVSHLHADHFDEVAKARIPKDIPLICQPGNEDAIRAAGFSNVEPLDHFVRIGQIVVKPQPAQHGTGPVVEVMGKVMGFTLEAPGEPWVYWCGDSVLYPPLQEAVAKAEPDVIVTHSCGALWDGTLIVMDAQQTLDLAEQAPQAVIVAVHMEALDHASVSRQALREVAEARGIGRERLLIPADGETIELKASARAEA from the coding sequence ATGCAGCTCAAACTCCTGCGCAACGCCCTGCTCAAGCTGAGCTATGCCGGCAAGACCCTGCTGATCGACCCAGATTTCGGCGAAAAGCTCAGCCGCCGCTCGATCGCCGGCAAGTCGCAGAACCCGATGGTCGACCTGCCCGAGCCGATCGAGGAGATCCTCGCCGGCGTCGACCACGTCATCGTCTCGCATCTACATGCCGACCATTTCGACGAGGTCGCCAAGGCGCGGATCCCGAAGGACATTCCGCTGATCTGCCAGCCCGGCAATGAGGACGCGATCCGGGCGGCCGGCTTCAGCAATGTCGAGCCGCTCGACCATTTCGTCCGCATCGGCCAGATCGTAGTCAAGCCGCAGCCGGCCCAGCACGGCACCGGGCCGGTCGTCGAGGTCATGGGCAAGGTGATGGGCTTCACCCTGGAAGCACCGGGCGAGCCTTGGGTCTACTGGTGCGGCGACAGCGTGCTTTATCCGCCGCTGCAGGAGGCCGTCGCCAAGGCCGAGCCCGACGTGATCGTCACTCATTCCTGCGGCGCGCTCTGGGACGGCACGCTGATCGTCATGGATGCGCAGCAGACGCTGGACCTCGCCGAGCAGGCGCCGCAGGCGGTGATCGTCGCCGTCCACATGGAAGCGCTCGACCATGCCAGCGTCAGCCGGCAGGCGCTGCGCGAGGTGGCCGAGGCCCGCGGCATCGGCCGCGAGCGGCTGCTGATCCCGGCCGATGGCGAGACGATCGAGCTGAAGGCGTCGGCGCGAGCCGAGGCCTGA
- a CDS encoding MFS transporter, giving the protein MSPPLRSEPSRLLAARLSLMHALNFLGVGFYLPFFPVWLGSKGLSDVDIGYVLAIPILVRVFVASSVTGLGDRPRPNILLALLNALAAIIYFALAQQAQLVPIAVLTALSAIALSGVVPLADVLTTEQVKAGALKDYGRVRLWGSVTFVLSNLAGGYLIALYGAWLIPLVLAGSSTLAALAALQAPAPPGRISPVARQGASPAGFRLPFWLAVAAAACVNATHAALYAFGSLHWRSLGFSDEVIGWLWAVAVLAEIAVFLVAGSIAARGLVGLRWIAIAAVAAALRFGMMSADPGLAVTFLLQILHGATFGYAHLGSLAALSALAPEARRAAAQGRLVAAGALAMGLTTILSGYLYRVFGPGVFLAMVPVALCGLALAALAILRARSDTGYGGRI; this is encoded by the coding sequence ATGTCACCGCCTCTCCGGTCCGAGCCTTCACGTCTGCTGGCCGCGCGCCTGTCGCTCATGCACGCGTTGAACTTCCTCGGCGTCGGCTTCTATCTGCCGTTCTTCCCCGTTTGGCTCGGCTCTAAGGGTCTGAGCGATGTCGATATCGGCTATGTGCTGGCGATCCCGATCCTGGTGCGCGTCTTCGTCGCGTCGTCGGTGACCGGTCTCGGTGACAGGCCGCGCCCGAATATCTTGCTGGCCCTGCTCAACGCACTGGCCGCGATCATCTATTTCGCCCTGGCGCAGCAGGCGCAGCTCGTCCCGATCGCGGTCCTGACCGCGCTGAGCGCCATCGCTCTCTCGGGCGTGGTGCCGCTCGCCGACGTCCTGACCACCGAGCAGGTGAAAGCCGGGGCGCTGAAGGACTATGGCCGCGTCAGGCTGTGGGGCTCGGTGACTTTCGTGCTCTCGAACCTCGCCGGCGGCTATCTGATCGCATTGTATGGCGCCTGGTTGATTCCGCTCGTCCTGGCCGGCAGCAGTACGCTTGCAGCGCTCGCGGCCCTGCAAGCGCCGGCGCCGCCAGGAAGAATTTCACCCGTCGCCCGGCAAGGCGCATCTCCGGCCGGCTTCAGGCTTCCGTTCTGGCTCGCGGTCGCTGCGGCCGCTTGCGTCAACGCCACCCATGCGGCGCTCTATGCTTTCGGTTCGCTGCACTGGCGCAGCCTCGGCTTCAGCGACGAGGTGATCGGCTGGCTCTGGGCTGTCGCTGTCCTGGCCGAGATCGCGGTTTTCCTGGTCGCAGGCAGCATTGCGGCGCGCGGCCTCGTCGGCTTGCGCTGGATCGCGATCGCGGCGGTGGCGGCAGCGCTGCGCTTCGGGATGATGAGCGCCGATCCTGGCCTGGCGGTCACCTTCCTGCTGCAGATACTGCATGGCGCCACCTTCGGCTACGCTCATCTCGGCTCGCTGGCCGCGTTGTCGGCGCTCGCCCCGGAGGCGCGCCGCGCGGCGGCGCAGGGCCGTCTCGTTGCAGCCGGTGCACTCGCGATGGGGCTGACCACCATTCTGTCCGGCTATCTCTATCGTGTGTTCGGGCCCGGCGTGTTCCTCGCCATGGTGCCGGTCGCGCTGTGCGGCCTGGCGCTGGCGGCGCTTGCCATCCTCCGGGCGCGCAGCGATACAGGCTATGGGGGCCGAATCTGA
- a CDS encoding ABC transporter permease, whose translation MSSSSSATSVPHDGTDAEARPLTVTEPSILGLPVSFWPRILAPIAVGLLVLGLWEFAVRWNEVPSYVLPGPILVGQTLIADWGTLSTSLWVTLRITFMALAAAVVVGVALAVLFTQSKWLEMALLPYAVILQVTPIVAIAPLIIIWAGDINLSLLICAWIVAFFPILSNTILGLNSADHNLINFFQLHGATRWQTLRHLKLPAALPYFLAGLKISGGLALIGAVVAEFVAGTGGSESGLAYRILEAGYQLKIPRVFAALLMISLSGIAIFLATSWISHLLLRRWHESALKREN comes from the coding sequence ATGAGCTCCTCTTCCTCCGCGACCTCCGTGCCGCATGACGGCACCGATGCCGAAGCCCGCCCGCTCACTGTTACCGAACCGTCCATCCTCGGCCTGCCGGTCAGCTTCTGGCCCCGCATTCTCGCGCCGATCGCTGTCGGTCTCCTGGTGCTCGGGCTGTGGGAATTCGCCGTGCGCTGGAACGAGGTGCCGTCCTATGTGCTGCCGGGGCCGATCTTGGTCGGCCAGACGCTAATCGCCGATTGGGGCACGCTTTCGACCTCGCTCTGGGTCACCTTGCGCATCACCTTCATGGCGCTGGCGGCGGCGGTCGTCGTCGGTGTCGCGCTCGCGGTGCTGTTCACCCAATCGAAATGGCTGGAGATGGCGCTTCTGCCCTATGCGGTGATCCTGCAGGTGACGCCGATTGTCGCGATCGCGCCGCTGATCATCATTTGGGCCGGCGACATCAACCTGTCGCTGCTGATCTGCGCCTGGATCGTCGCCTTCTTCCCGATCCTGTCGAACACAATCCTCGGGCTGAACTCCGCCGACCACAACCTGATCAACTTCTTCCAGCTCCATGGCGCGACGCGCTGGCAAACGCTACGTCATCTCAAGCTACCGGCGGCGCTGCCCTACTTCCTGGCGGGCCTCAAGATTTCGGGCGGGCTCGCGCTGATTGGCGCCGTCGTCGCCGAGTTCGTGGCAGGGACGGGTGGCTCGGAATCGGGGCTGGCCTATCGCATCCTCGAGGCCGGATACCAGCTCAAGATACCGCGTGTTTTTGCGGCGCTGCTGATGATCTCGCTCTCCGGCATCGCAATCTTCCTCGCGACGAGCTGGATCTCGCATTTGCTGCTGCGGCGCTGGCACGAGAGCGCGCTGAAGCGCGAGAACTGA
- a CDS encoding NADPH-dependent FMN reductase has translation MHRPLIPQIKIAVVYGSTRQGRLCDKVAGWTIAQIEGDGPFSVESVDPGAHDLAEQTERLGRADAFIVVTPEYNRSFPAPLKALIDGTGAQWRGKPIAFVSYGGVSGGLRAVEQLRLVFAELHAATIRDGVCFANAWDQFDEAGYLRDADRAERAMATMLGQLHWWASALRTARNTVPYGQFAA, from the coding sequence ATGCATCGCCCGCTCATTCCCCAGATCAAGATCGCCGTGGTCTACGGCAGCACGCGCCAGGGCCGCCTCTGCGACAAGGTCGCCGGCTGGACGATCGCGCAGATCGAGGGCGACGGCCCATTCTCGGTCGAAAGCGTCGACCCCGGCGCGCACGATCTCGCCGAGCAGACGGAGCGGCTCGGTCGGGCCGACGCCTTCATCGTGGTCACGCCTGAGTACAACCGCTCCTTCCCGGCGCCGCTGAAGGCGCTGATCGACGGCACCGGCGCACAATGGCGCGGCAAGCCGATCGCATTCGTCTCCTATGGCGGCGTCTCGGGCGGCCTGCGCGCCGTCGAGCAACTCCGCCTCGTCTTCGCCGAGCTGCACGCGGCGACGATCCGCGACGGCGTTTGCTTCGCCAATGCCTGGGACCAGTTCGACGAGGCCGGCTACCTGCGGGATGCCGACCGGGCCGAGCGGGCGATGGCGACCATGCTTGGGCAGCTGCACTGGTGGGCGAGCGCCCTCAGGACAGCCCGCAACACCGTGCCCTACGGCCAGTTCGCCGCCTGA
- a CDS encoding DUF6463 family protein codes for MIRWSARALVALGILHLLVLGLDARGEISGWLGLTQWTLAHWQPFADQPRELAASGAAFWSTIGSFAIPSILLGCLILHLDAHSQAVPAFVGWGLLAWFAVCALLVEPSGFPAGLPVAAALLAGIRRQARSGTS; via the coding sequence ATGATCCGCTGGAGCGCGCGAGCCTTGGTCGCTCTCGGAATCCTGCATCTGCTGGTGCTAGGCCTCGACGCACGCGGCGAGATTTCAGGCTGGCTCGGCCTGACGCAGTGGACACTGGCGCATTGGCAGCCTTTCGCCGACCAGCCGCGCGAGCTTGCCGCCAGTGGTGCCGCATTCTGGTCGACGATCGGGAGCTTTGCGATACCGAGCATTCTGCTCGGTTGCCTGATCCTGCATCTCGACGCGCATAGCCAAGCGGTTCCGGCCTTTGTCGGCTGGGGACTGCTGGCCTGGTTTGCGGTTTGTGCGCTCCTGGTCGAGCCGAGCGGCTTTCCCGCCGGCCTTCCCGTCGCCGCCGCGCTCCTTGCCGGGATCAGGAGGCAAGCGCGCTCCGGCACCAGCTGA
- a CDS encoding ABC transporter substrate-binding protein, whose amino-acid sequence MTMKYRLDRRAALGLLGGSAASVLIPVPGARVNAQTLDKVSYQTNWRAQTEHGGFYLAAANGIYKKYGLDVEIRPGGPQQNPTQLLLGGRVDMIMGNSLEALSFAQENLPFLCIASIFQKDPQVLISHPGQGNDTLAALKDKPILIAAQARVGFWPFLKLKFGYRDEQIRPYTFNMAPFLADKKLTQQGFLSSEPFVIRKAGVEPVVHLLADAGFENYNTTITISRKMVQEKKEVVQRFVDATAEGWAEYMKGGPNIAAANARILKDNPDMDQEKIDYALKVMNDNGIVVSGDARTLGIGAMTDARWASFAKTMTEAGVIPAGVDVKKAYSLEFINKGVGKP is encoded by the coding sequence ATGACGATGAAATATCGCCTCGACCGGCGCGCTGCGCTCGGCCTGCTCGGTGGCTCGGCCGCCTCGGTGCTGATCCCGGTGCCAGGCGCCCGCGTCAATGCGCAGACGCTCGACAAGGTCAGCTACCAGACCAACTGGCGGGCCCAGACCGAGCATGGTGGTTTCTATCTCGCTGCCGCCAACGGCATCTACAAGAAGTACGGCCTCGACGTCGAGATCCGTCCCGGCGGTCCGCAGCAGAACCCGACCCAGCTCCTGCTCGGCGGCCGCGTCGACATGATCATGGGCAATTCGCTGGAGGCGCTGAGCTTCGCGCAGGAGAACCTGCCCTTCCTCTGCATCGCCTCGATCTTCCAGAAGGACCCGCAGGTCCTGATCTCGCACCCGGGCCAGGGCAACGACACGCTCGCCGCCCTCAAGGACAAGCCTATTCTGATCGCGGCGCAGGCCCGCGTCGGCTTCTGGCCGTTCCTGAAGCTGAAATTCGGTTATCGCGACGAGCAGATCCGGCCCTACACCTTCAACATGGCGCCGTTCCTGGCTGACAAGAAGCTGACGCAGCAGGGCTTTTTGTCCTCCGAGCCCTTTGTCATCCGCAAGGCCGGCGTCGAGCCGGTCGTCCATCTCCTCGCCGATGCCGGTTTCGAGAACTACAACACCACGATCACGATCTCCCGGAAGATGGTGCAGGAGAAGAAGGAGGTCGTGCAGCGCTTCGTCGACGCGACGGCCGAAGGCTGGGCCGAATATATGAAGGGCGGCCCCAACATCGCCGCCGCCAATGCCCGGATCCTGAAGGACAATCCCGACATGGATCAGGAGAAGATCGACTACGCCCTCAAGGTGATGAACGACAACGGCATCGTCGTCTCCGGCGACGCGCGCACCCTCGGCATCGGCGCCATGACCGATGCGCGCTGGGCGAGCTTCGCCAAGACGATGACCGAGGCCGGCGTCATCCCCGCCGGGGTCGACGTCAAGAAGGCCTACAGCCTGGAGTTCATCAACAAGGGCGTCGGCAAGCCCTGA
- a CDS encoding MlaE family lipid ABC transporter permease subunit, with the protein MAVVDDAEPQAVYRDDGGVLVVSLAGRWSAGRAPRLEALTSELTERISNVRSARLDLSAVERLDTLGAYLLGQVKQAGEAKGASVELTSRRPEHGVLLAEVERDVTDYQPPVRPIGLVTILIDIGQGVVRFGRDLAGGAIFLGEVMAGCVGALLGPRRFRGPSLVNQVELIAFNGAPIIILISFLVGCIVAQQGIFQLQRFGATAFVVNLTGILVLRELSVLLTSIMVAGRSGSAFTAEIGSMKMREEIDALRVMGLDPIEVLIVPRILALIIALPILTFISAMAGLVGAGLVSWLYGGIGLDTYLDRLKSVITWQHFAVGLIKAPFMAFVIGLIASIEGLAVKGSAESLGHQVTASVVKAIFMVIVVDGLFAMFFASIRM; encoded by the coding sequence ATGGCTGTCGTCGACGACGCTGAGCCGCAGGCGGTCTATCGCGACGATGGTGGCGTCCTCGTGGTGTCGCTGGCCGGGCGCTGGAGCGCCGGGCGGGCGCCGCGTCTCGAGGCCCTGACCAGCGAGCTGACGGAGCGCATCAGCAACGTGCGCAGCGCACGGCTCGACCTGTCGGCGGTCGAACGCCTGGATACGCTCGGCGCCTATCTGCTCGGCCAGGTGAAGCAGGCGGGTGAGGCGAAGGGCGCTTCGGTCGAGCTGACCAGCCGCCGTCCGGAGCACGGCGTGCTGCTCGCGGAGGTCGAGCGCGACGTCACCGATTACCAGCCGCCGGTTCGCCCGATCGGGCTCGTCACCATCCTTATCGACATCGGCCAGGGCGTCGTCCGCTTCGGTCGCGATCTTGCCGGTGGCGCGATCTTTCTCGGCGAGGTGATGGCAGGTTGCGTCGGCGCCCTGTTGGGGCCGCGGCGCTTCCGCGGGCCCTCGCTGGTCAACCAGGTCGAGCTGATCGCCTTCAACGGCGCGCCGATCATTATCCTGATCTCGTTCCTGGTCGGCTGCATCGTCGCGCAGCAGGGCATCTTCCAGCTCCAGCGCTTCGGCGCGACCGCCTTTGTCGTCAACCTGACCGGCATCCTGGTCTTGCGTGAGCTCTCGGTGCTGCTGACCTCGATCATGGTGGCGGGTCGCTCAGGCTCCGCCTTCACCGCCGAGATCGGCTCGATGAAGATGCGCGAGGAGATCGATGCGCTCCGGGTGATGGGGCTCGACCCGATCGAGGTGCTGATCGTACCGCGCATCCTGGCACTGATCATCGCGCTGCCGATCCTGACCTTCATCTCGGCCATGGCAGGCCTCGTGGGGGCCGGGCTGGTGAGCTGGCTCTATGGCGGCATCGGCCTCGATACCTATCTCGATCGCTTGAAGTCCGTGATCACCTGGCAGCATTTCGCGGTCGGCCTCATCAAGGCCCCTTTCATGGCCTTTGTCATTGGCTTGATCGCCTCGATCGAAGGCTTGGCGGTCAAGGGCTCGGCCGAATCGCTTGGCCATCAGGTGACGGCGTCGGTGGTGAAGGCGATCTTCATGGTCATCGTGGTCGACGGGCTGTTCGCCATGTTCTTCGCCTCGATTCGGATGTGA
- a CDS encoding ABC transporter ATP-binding protein, protein MDTAYLSTPHAVRQTGAEPLVCVRNVSKQFANGTLAVRDVNLSLDSGEFVSLLGPSGCGKSTLLRMIAGLGSPSTGTIDWPGAGEGTQGQAERDLGFVFQDPTLMPWANALSNVMLPLTLKHVPKRDAQDRAAEMLALVGLKGFEKSYPRELSGGMKMRVSIARALVMRPKILLMDEPFAALDEITRHRLNDDLLSLWWRERFTAVFVTHSVFESVYLSQRIVVMAARPGRVMADLDVSAPYPRDELFRTSAEYAHLCRLASGKLKEAIGA, encoded by the coding sequence TTGGACACAGCCTATCTGAGCACACCACATGCAGTACGTCAGACTGGCGCCGAGCCGCTGGTCTGCGTGCGAAACGTCTCCAAACAGTTCGCCAACGGCACGCTGGCTGTTCGCGACGTCAATCTCAGCCTCGATAGCGGCGAGTTCGTCAGCCTGCTCGGCCCTTCGGGCTGCGGCAAGTCGACCCTGCTGCGCATGATCGCCGGGCTGGGCAGCCCGTCCACCGGCACGATCGACTGGCCCGGCGCGGGCGAGGGCACGCAAGGGCAGGCGGAGCGCGATCTCGGCTTCGTCTTCCAGGACCCGACGCTGATGCCCTGGGCCAATGCGCTCTCCAACGTCATGCTGCCGCTCACGCTGAAGCATGTGCCCAAGCGCGACGCGCAGGATCGAGCGGCCGAGATGCTGGCGCTGGTCGGGCTCAAAGGCTTCGAGAAGTCTTATCCGCGTGAGCTCTCCGGCGGTATGAAGATGCGGGTCTCGATCGCCCGCGCTCTGGTGATGCGGCCGAAGATCCTGCTGATGGACGAGCCTTTCGCCGCGCTCGACGAGATCACCCGCCACCGCCTCAACGACGATCTCCTGAGCCTGTGGTGGCGCGAGCGTTTCACAGCCGTCTTCGTGACGCACTCGGTCTTCGAGTCGGTCTATCTCTCGCAGCGCATCGTGGTGATGGCGGCGCGGCCCGGCCGCGTCATGGCCGATCTCGATGTCTCGGCGCCCTATCCGCGTGACGAGCTGTTCCGGACCTCGGCCGAATACGCCCATCTCTGCCGGCTCGCCTCCGGCAAGCTCAAGGAGGCGATCGGCGCATGA
- a CDS encoding TetR/AcrR family transcriptional regulator produces MTATGQALTRRDWVKAALVALAEGGVEAVKVERLARSLSVSKGSFYWHFKDRGDLLAALLAFWQDELTAQLIERSADLPTPRQRLETLAQLSLEAESEGVNVAEAEGALRAWAAQDASAGRGCRLVDQQRIDHVASELALAGLAPAEAELAARAIYLTLLGIYAARRYTPKLAGDAPFRAIVAIVLDAAAQSSTRAG; encoded by the coding sequence ATGACGGCGACGGGGCAGGCATTGACGCGGCGGGATTGGGTCAAAGCGGCCCTTGTGGCGCTCGCCGAAGGTGGTGTCGAAGCCGTCAAGGTCGAGCGGCTGGCGCGCAGCCTTTCGGTGAGCAAGGGCTCGTTCTACTGGCACTTCAAGGATCGCGGCGATCTTCTCGCCGCATTGCTCGCATTCTGGCAGGACGAGCTCACCGCCCAGTTGATCGAGCGCAGTGCCGATCTGCCCACGCCGCGGCAGCGCCTTGAAACACTGGCGCAGCTTTCGCTCGAAGCCGAGAGCGAGGGGGTGAACGTCGCCGAGGCTGAGGGTGCACTCCGCGCCTGGGCGGCACAGGATGCGTCAGCCGGCCGCGGTTGCCGTCTTGTCGATCAGCAGCGCATCGACCACGTTGCCAGCGAGCTTGCGCTGGCCGGGCTTGCCCCGGCCGAGGCCGAACTTGCCGCGCGGGCGATCTACCTGACGCTTCTCGGCATCTATGCGGCGCGGCGCTACACACCCAAGCTGGCAGGCGATGCGCCGTTCCGAGCCATTGTCGCGATCGTCCTCGATGCGGCGGCGCAGAGTTCCACCAGAGCCGGTTGA
- a CDS encoding ABC transporter ATP-binding protein: MDGLDLDVMRGEILGFVGGSGQGKSVLTRTILGLVRKQRGSIEVFGENVDKLDPRGRRRLERRFGVMFQQGALFSALTVKQNIQVPMREYLQLSPGLLEDLAMLKVEMVGLKPDAADKTPSELSGGMIKRAALARALALDPEIVFLDEPTSGLDPIGAAEFDELIMTLKQTLGLTVFMVTHDLDSLYVACDRIAALADKRVIAVGPLATMLASDHPWLKAYFGGERARARLPADQTRT, from the coding sequence ATGGACGGGCTCGATCTCGACGTGATGCGCGGTGAGATTCTCGGCTTCGTCGGCGGTTCCGGCCAGGGCAAATCGGTGTTGACCCGCACGATCCTCGGTCTGGTGCGCAAGCAGCGCGGCTCGATCGAGGTCTTCGGCGAGAACGTCGACAAGCTCGATCCGCGTGGCCGGCGCCGGCTCGAACGACGCTTCGGCGTGATGTTCCAGCAGGGCGCGTTGTTCTCGGCGCTCACCGTCAAGCAGAACATCCAGGTGCCGATGCGCGAATATCTCCAGCTTTCGCCGGGTCTGCTCGAAGATCTTGCCATGCTCAAGGTCGAGATGGTGGGGCTGAAGCCCGATGCGGCCGACAAGACGCCCTCGGAACTCTCCGGCGGCATGATCAAGCGCGCCGCGCTCGCCCGCGCGCTGGCGCTCGATCCCGAGATCGTCTTCCTCGACGAGCCGACTTCGGGCCTCGACCCGATCGGCGCCGCCGAATTCGACGAACTGATCATGACGCTCAAGCAGACTTTGGGGCTGACGGTGTTCATGGTAACCCATGACCTCGATAGTCTATATGTAGCCTGCGACCGGATTGCTGCATTGGCGGACAAGCGTGTCATCGCGGTCGGTCCGCTCGCCACGATGCTGGCGTCCGATCATCCCTGGCTCAAAGCGTATTTCGGTGGGGAGCGGGCACGCGCCCGGTTGCCCGCGGATCAAACGAGGACCTGA
- the soxR gene encoding redox-sensitive transcriptional activator SoxR, whose amino-acid sequence MKHPARNLFADDLSVGQVASRSGIAVSALHFYEAEGLIRSRRNAGNQRRYPREVLRRVAIIKVAQRAGIPLKTIREAFKALPQERTPTAEDWSRLSAAWKEELERRIDRLTRLRDHLNDCIGCGCLSVKSCPLHNPWDELGKQGAGPRLLDPD is encoded by the coding sequence ATGAAGCACCCAGCCCGCAATCTCTTCGCCGATGATCTCAGCGTCGGCCAGGTCGCGAGCCGCAGCGGGATCGCGGTCTCCGCACTCCACTTCTACGAGGCGGAAGGGTTGATCCGCAGCCGCCGCAATGCTGGCAACCAGCGCCGCTACCCGCGCGAGGTGCTGCGCCGCGTCGCCATCATCAAGGTGGCGCAACGCGCCGGCATCCCGTTGAAAACCATCCGCGAGGCCTTCAAGGCGCTGCCGCAGGAGCGCACGCCGACGGCTGAGGATTGGAGCCGGCTCTCAGCCGCCTGGAAGGAGGAGCTGGAGCGTCGCATCGACCGGCTGACGCGCCTGCGCGACCATCTCAACGACTGCATCGGCTGCGGCTGCCTCTCGGTGAAGAGCTGCCCCCTGCACAATCCCTGGGACGAACTGGGCAAGCAGGGGGCGGGGCCGCGGCTGTTGGATCCGGATTGA
- a CDS encoding creatininase family protein has protein sequence MSARFWGDLKSSDFAGLSPEATIAVLPLAAIEQHGPHLPVSVDTTVMNAMLALAMPQVPAGLDVLVLPTQAICKSNEHLHSPGTLTISWESAIRSWIEIGESVKRAGLRKLVLVTSHGGNVDPMKVVARELRVSQGMFAVSTSWSNFGLPPELYGEMDAKHGIHAGDIETSLMLHFRPDLVDMSQAGRFVPRTVEMADEGYTLLRPTGAHPFAWMAQDVHPSGAAGDASLATAEKGKATAEFQAAGFVGLLADVARFPLAKLHKAG, from the coding sequence ATGAGTGCGCGTTTCTGGGGCGATCTCAAGAGCAGCGACTTCGCCGGACTCTCGCCCGAGGCGACCATCGCCGTGCTGCCGCTGGCCGCGATCGAGCAGCACGGCCCGCATCTGCCTGTGTCGGTCGACACCACCGTGATGAACGCGATGCTGGCGCTGGCGATGCCGCAGGTTCCGGCCGGGCTCGACGTGCTGGTGCTACCGACGCAGGCGATCTGCAAGTCGAACGAGCATCTGCATTCGCCGGGCACGCTGACCATTTCCTGGGAGAGCGCGATCCGCAGCTGGATCGAGATCGGCGAGAGCGTGAAGCGCGCCGGCCTGCGCAAGCTCGTGCTCGTCACCTCGCATGGCGGCAATGTCGACCCGATGAAGGTGGTGGCGCGCGAATTGCGCGTCAGCCAGGGGATGTTCGCGGTCTCGACCTCCTGGAGCAATTTCGGCCTGCCGCCGGAGCTCTATGGCGAGATGGATGCCAAGCACGGCATCCATGCTGGCGATATCGAGACCTCGCTGATGCTGCACTTCCGGCCCGATCTCGTCGACATGAGCCAGGCCGGCCGCTTCGTGCCGCGCACGGTCGAGATGGCGGACGAGGGCTACACATTGCTGCGGCCGACCGGTGCCCATCCGTTCGCCTGGATGGCGCAGGATGTTCATCCGTCAGGTGCGGCAGGTGACGCCAGCCTCGCCACCGCCGAGAAGGGCAAGGCGACGGCTGAGTTCCAGGCCGCAGGCTTCGTCGGGCTGCTTGCCGATGTCGCGCGCTTCCCGCTGGCGAAGCTGCACAAGGCGGGGTGA